In one Paraburkholderia megapolitana genomic region, the following are encoded:
- a CDS encoding transcriptional regulator GcvA, with translation MPRKLPPLNSLPSFEAAARHLSFSRAAEELNVTHGAISRAIKHLEDQLDVQLFERATRSVRLTAVGEPYARAVREALDRLSNATATATTRHSNSTLNVSTSDGFAGKWLVPRLYRFHREHSEIDVRVSTTGQLSSFLGDGIDIAIRYGGGNYPGLTAEFLTEEEVFPVCSPRLVAGKRALRKPADLKHHTLIHDAFPIDWATWLASAGVEGVDPQSGITFDSATFAVEAAVQGEGVVLGRTMLVAADLATGRLVRPFAHALKSTSSFYVVYPPGAIRQRKVKAFRDWLLAELAPPGN, from the coding sequence ATGCCCCGCAAACTACCGCCACTCAATTCATTGCCGAGCTTTGAAGCGGCTGCCCGGCATCTGAGTTTCTCCAGAGCGGCGGAGGAACTCAACGTCACGCACGGCGCCATCAGCCGTGCCATCAAGCACCTCGAAGATCAGCTCGACGTCCAGTTGTTCGAGCGCGCGACGCGTTCGGTGCGCCTCACTGCTGTCGGCGAACCGTACGCGCGGGCGGTTCGCGAAGCGCTGGACCGGCTGTCGAACGCGACCGCAACGGCCACGACGCGCCACTCCAACTCGACGTTGAACGTCAGCACGTCCGATGGCTTTGCCGGGAAATGGCTGGTACCGCGTCTCTATCGTTTTCATCGCGAGCACAGCGAGATCGACGTGCGCGTCTCGACGACCGGTCAGTTGAGCAGCTTTCTCGGTGACGGTATCGACATTGCGATCCGCTATGGCGGCGGGAATTACCCAGGGCTGACTGCGGAATTTCTCACTGAGGAAGAGGTATTTCCGGTGTGCAGTCCCAGACTCGTCGCAGGCAAGCGAGCATTGCGCAAGCCCGCGGACCTGAAACATCACACGTTGATCCACGACGCTTTTCCAATCGACTGGGCGACGTGGCTCGCCAGCGCGGGTGTGGAAGGCGTCGATCCGCAAAGCGGGATTACGTTCGACTCCGCGACGTTCGCCGTCGAGGCAGCGGTGCAAGGCGAAGGCGTCGTGCTGGGCCGGACCATGCTGGTGGCCGCCGACCTCGCTACCGGGCGACTGGTTCGGCCGTTCGCACACGCATTGAAATCGACGTCGAGCTTTTACGTGGTCTACCCGCCGGGCGCCATCCGTCAACGCAAGGTCAAGGCGTTTCGCGACTGGCTGCTGGCGGAACTGGCGCCACCCGGCAATTAG
- a CDS encoding MOSC domain-containing protein — MPSVSALFIYPVKSCGAIALDHALLEPHGLEWDRHWMVVDGNGRFVSQREYPAMALIRPVFTPASLELSAPGAADVLRLPLEAPREAARVPVTIWRDSLEALDEGDGAARWFSEVLGVQVRLARFDREVTRLANKMWTTGTDAPTKFADGFPLLVTTEASLDELNQRLRAKGAPSIPMNRFRPNIVLNGVDAFEEDFVETLSIGADDAIVLRFVKPCARCPITTVDQLEGRPDPQWPTEPLDTMMGWRANPRVDGGLTFGQNAIVVGGAGRRVNVGTDVSWELAFPDDF; from the coding sequence ATGCCATCCGTCAGTGCGTTGTTCATTTATCCCGTGAAATCGTGCGGCGCGATCGCGCTCGACCATGCGCTGCTGGAGCCGCACGGGCTCGAATGGGACCGGCACTGGATGGTCGTCGACGGCAACGGGCGCTTCGTGTCGCAACGCGAGTACCCCGCGATGGCGCTGATCCGGCCGGTATTCACGCCTGCTTCGCTGGAACTGTCGGCGCCGGGCGCGGCCGACGTATTGCGCCTGCCTCTGGAAGCGCCGCGCGAAGCGGCACGCGTGCCCGTGACGATCTGGCGTGACAGCCTCGAGGCGCTCGATGAGGGGGATGGAGCGGCGCGCTGGTTTTCGGAGGTACTCGGTGTACAGGTGCGGCTCGCGCGATTCGATCGCGAGGTGACGCGGCTTGCGAACAAGATGTGGACCACAGGCACCGACGCGCCGACGAAGTTCGCCGACGGCTTCCCGCTACTCGTCACGACCGAAGCCTCGCTCGACGAACTGAACCAGCGTTTGCGCGCGAAAGGCGCCCCTTCGATTCCGATGAACCGTTTCCGGCCGAACATCGTACTGAACGGCGTCGACGCGTTCGAAGAGGACTTTGTCGAGACGCTGTCGATCGGCGCGGACGACGCCATCGTGTTGCGCTTCGTCAAACCGTGCGCGCGTTGTCCGATCACGACAGTCGATCAACTCGAGGGGCGCCCCGATCCGCAGTGGCCGACCGAGCCGCTCGATACGATGATGGGCTGGCGCGCCAATCCGCGCGTGGATGGTGGCCTGACGTTCGGGCAGAACGCGATTGTGGTCGGCGGTGCGGGGCGGCGCGTGAATGTTGGGACCGATGTCAGCTGGGAGCTGGCCTTTCCCGACGACTTCTGA
- a CDS encoding nitroreductase family protein, producing MNSPLPVESAERSAHDAAPDRARIVLQSLLSRQSYWPLTSPGPNDAELASIFDVALRAPDHGNLRPWRFVLVRGAAREALGEVLVDIASARMPDEPRSAHQHRSRKAQAAPIIIAIAAAVDGTSTVPEVEQLLSVGAAAMNMLNAIHVLGYGGFWATGVDSYDVRMHDALGFEPSEQLLGFLFIGTPASAQRDAVRPERAAHVREWTGPSSR from the coding sequence ATGAACTCACCCCTGCCCGTTGAATCCGCCGAACGTAGCGCCCACGATGCCGCCCCGGACCGCGCGCGCATCGTGTTGCAGTCGCTGTTATCGCGCCAGTCGTACTGGCCGCTGACCAGTCCCGGACCGAACGACGCCGAACTCGCCTCGATCTTCGACGTCGCGTTGCGCGCGCCGGATCACGGCAACCTGCGCCCGTGGCGTTTTGTCCTCGTGCGCGGCGCAGCGCGCGAAGCACTCGGTGAAGTGCTGGTCGACATCGCAAGCGCGCGTATGCCGGACGAGCCGCGCTCCGCGCATCAGCATCGCAGCAGGAAAGCGCAGGCGGCGCCGATCATCATCGCGATCGCCGCAGCGGTCGACGGCACTTCGACCGTCCCTGAAGTGGAACAACTGCTCTCTGTCGGCGCCGCCGCGATGAACATGCTGAACGCGATTCATGTGCTCGGTTACGGCGGCTTCTGGGCCACCGGTGTCGATTCGTACGATGTGCGCATGCATGACGCACTCGGCTTCGAGCCGTCGGAACAGCTGCTCGGCTTTCTGTTCATCGGTACGCCGGCATCGGCGCAACGCGATGCCGTTCGTCCCGAGCGCGCGGCCCACGTGCGCGAATGGACCGGTCCGTCGTCGCGTTAA
- a CDS encoding 4'-phosphopantetheinyl transferase family protein: MPRITFVSARTPHGNHVAQAAQGTNGRRETPRHAIYRVPDLAFLPQRLAWRRPEGDPLPPTGELLLWRVRPEWQVVSKEAAYMRLSKAELARVKNHPNPALGKRFAVGRAVLRGVLAQMLDCAPTDVALTDNPLGQPVLADIHRAGIEVQVAYAGVWIMIGISASPFGLGTRLPLPTDEIDIDTGNGTFTAALKERTTIAHSIALRSHVRHASLLAAAGKPLLDADANVLRQESAAFFVDTGEAGRWHVLDVPMPGAICAAVAAAQPVTRVHAFGWAGPDGRVDDR, translated from the coding sequence TTGCCACGAATCACTTTCGTCTCTGCCCGCACGCCGCACGGCAACCACGTGGCGCAAGCCGCACAGGGCACGAACGGCCGCCGCGAAACACCGCGTCACGCGATCTATCGCGTTCCGGACCTCGCGTTCCTGCCACAACGGCTCGCGTGGCGCCGCCCGGAAGGCGACCCGTTGCCGCCCACCGGCGAGTTGTTGCTCTGGCGTGTGCGTCCCGAATGGCAGGTCGTATCGAAAGAAGCGGCATATATGCGGCTGTCGAAAGCCGAACTCGCGCGTGTAAAGAATCATCCGAACCCGGCGCTGGGCAAGCGCTTCGCGGTGGGTCGGGCGGTGCTGCGCGGCGTGCTCGCGCAGATGCTCGACTGTGCGCCGACCGATGTCGCGCTCACCGATAACCCGCTCGGCCAGCCGGTGCTCGCCGACATCCATCGTGCGGGCATCGAGGTACAGGTCGCCTACGCGGGGGTGTGGATCATGATCGGCATCAGCGCGAGCCCGTTCGGACTCGGCACCCGTCTGCCGCTGCCCACCGATGAAATCGACATCGACACCGGGAACGGTACGTTCACGGCAGCGCTCAAGGAACGTACGACGATCGCTCATTCGATCGCGCTGCGCAGCCACGTGCGCCACGCGAGCCTTCTTGCTGCCGCAGGCAAGCCGCTACTCGACGCCGATGCCAATGTGCTGCGTCAGGAGAGCGCGGCGTTCTTCGTCGATACCGGCGAGGCGGGCCGCTGGCACGTGCTCGATGTGCCGATGCCAGGTGCGATCTGCGCGGCCGTAGCGGCCGCGCAACCGGTTACGCGCGTGCATGCGTTCGGTTGGGCTGGACCTGACGGCCGCGTAGACGATCGTTGA
- a CDS encoding NAD-dependent epimerase/dehydratase family protein, with protein MKVVIFGATGMVGQGVLRECLRDPDVTGVLTVGRATTGQLDPRLHELVRSDLTQYAGLDDELSGYDACFFCLGVSSVGMKEDDYSRITYDLTLAAASVLARLNPAMTFVYVSGTGTDSSEQGRVMWARVKGRTENALRRLPFKAVYLFRPGVIQPLHGVRSKTRLYHTFYVLLAPLLSTARRLFPAHVQTTESLGRAMLAVARHGAPSAVLEPADLNALAQDSTARA; from the coding sequence GTGAAGGTAGTGATTTTTGGTGCGACGGGAATGGTCGGGCAGGGCGTGTTGCGCGAATGTCTGCGCGATCCCGATGTGACGGGTGTGCTTACCGTCGGGCGTGCGACGACCGGGCAACTCGATCCGCGTCTTCACGAACTGGTGCGCAGCGACCTCACGCAATACGCGGGTCTCGATGACGAGTTGTCGGGCTACGACGCGTGCTTCTTTTGTCTCGGGGTTTCGTCGGTGGGGATGAAGGAAGACGACTATTCGCGCATTACCTACGACCTGACACTCGCCGCGGCCAGCGTGCTCGCGCGCCTCAATCCGGCGATGACGTTCGTCTACGTGTCCGGCACCGGTACCGACAGCAGCGAACAGGGCCGCGTGATGTGGGCGCGTGTCAAAGGGCGTACTGAGAATGCGTTGCGCCGGCTGCCGTTCAAGGCGGTGTATCTGTTCAGGCCCGGTGTGATTCAGCCGCTTCATGGCGTGCGTTCGAAGACCCGGCTGTATCACACGTTCTATGTGCTGCTGGCGCCGCTGCTGTCTACGGCGCGGCGGCTCTTTCCCGCGCATGTGCAAACCACGGAAAGCCTGGGACGCGCGATGCTTGCGGTCGCGCGACACGGCGCACCGAGCGCGGTGCTCGAACCCGCCGATCTGAACGCACTTGCTCAGGACAGTACCGCAAGGGCATAA
- a CDS encoding SDR family oxidoreductase — translation MPKVSKVWTTQDIPRQDGRLALVTGATGGIGYEAALALAGAGAEVVLTGRNDAKGDVALNRIRTVHPGANIRYAHLDLASLASVRAFVDGFASRHQALALLVNNAGVMMPPTRHTTQDGFELQFGTNYLGHYALTARLLPLLRAGRDVRVVNVSSGAHRIQADIHFDDLQWERSYRPWPAYAQSKLAMLLFAFELQRRSDTHGWGLTCNACHPGYALTGLQSAGPGLGSNGRRTLIERLSAALGPYVAQSAAGGALPTLFAATSPDAKPAGYYGPQGRFELKGPVGDAIIGEKARDKSLATRLWDVSGPLVGVQWTEEATT, via the coding sequence ATGCCCAAAGTATCGAAGGTCTGGACCACCCAGGATATTCCGCGCCAGGACGGCCGGCTCGCGCTCGTGACTGGCGCAACTGGCGGCATCGGGTACGAAGCCGCGCTCGCGCTGGCGGGGGCCGGTGCGGAAGTCGTCCTGACCGGCCGCAACGATGCGAAAGGCGACGTCGCGCTCAACCGCATCCGGACAGTTCATCCGGGCGCGAATATTCGCTATGCGCACCTCGATCTCGCGAGCCTTGCATCGGTTCGCGCCTTCGTGGATGGTTTTGCGAGCCGGCATCAAGCGCTGGCTCTGCTTGTGAACAACGCAGGCGTGATGATGCCGCCCACGCGCCATACCACACAGGATGGTTTCGAATTGCAGTTCGGCACCAACTATCTCGGCCACTACGCGTTGACCGCGCGTTTGCTGCCGTTGTTGCGCGCGGGGCGCGACGTGCGTGTCGTCAACGTGAGCAGCGGAGCGCATCGAATCCAGGCGGACATTCATTTCGACGATCTGCAGTGGGAGCGCAGTTATCGTCCGTGGCCCGCGTATGCGCAGTCGAAACTAGCAATGTTGCTATTCGCCTTCGAACTGCAACGCCGCAGCGATACGCACGGCTGGGGGCTCACCTGCAACGCGTGCCATCCGGGCTATGCGCTGACCGGTCTGCAAAGCGCGGGCCCGGGGCTCGGAAGCAACGGGCGACGTACGCTGATCGAACGTCTGTCGGCTGCGCTCGGGCCATACGTGGCGCAGTCGGCAGCCGGTGGCGCGCTGCCGACGCTGTTCGCCGCAACCTCGCCCGATGCGAAGCCCGCGGGATACTATGGGCCGCAGGGGCGCTTCGAGCTGAAGGGGCCGGTCGGCGACGCAATCATCGGTGAGAAGGCGCGCGACAAGTCGCTCGCCACGCGCCTGTGGGACGTTTCCGGTCCATTGGTCGGTGTGCAATGGACCGAGGAGGCAACGACGTGA
- a CDS encoding TetR/AcrR family transcriptional regulator: MARPRSEDKRNAILSAATKAVATLGVEATTAKIAKGAGVAEGTLFTYFDSKDVLFNELYLDLKHDLRGEMTRGYPAAGSVVERGRHVWDRYIDWGVAYPFKRKAMSQLSISERITEHSRDAGMAAFGEINAMVHQISSNGPLKDQSPLFVAAMMNAIAEATMEFIEREPKQAKRYKAAGFQAFWSAVAGV; the protein is encoded by the coding sequence GTGGCACGTCCTCGCAGCGAAGACAAGCGCAACGCCATCCTGTCGGCGGCTACGAAAGCCGTCGCGACGCTCGGCGTCGAAGCCACGACGGCGAAGATCGCCAAAGGGGCGGGCGTTGCGGAGGGGACGTTGTTTACCTACTTCGACAGCAAGGACGTGCTGTTCAACGAGCTGTATCTGGATCTCAAGCACGATCTGCGCGGCGAGATGACGCGCGGCTACCCGGCAGCGGGATCGGTTGTGGAGCGCGGCCGTCACGTGTGGGACCGCTATATCGACTGGGGCGTCGCGTATCCGTTCAAACGCAAGGCGATGAGCCAGCTGTCGATCTCCGAGCGCATCACCGAACACAGCCGCGATGCCGGCATGGCCGCGTTCGGCGAGATCAACGCGATGGTGCATCAGATCTCGTCGAACGGTCCGTTGAAGGACCAGTCGCCGTTGTTCGTCGCGGCAATGATGAATGCGATTGCCGAAGCGACGATGGAGTTTATCGAACGCGAACCGAAGCAGGCAAAGCGCTATAAGGCCGCCGGATTCCAGGCGTTCTGGAGCGCGGTAGCCGGTGTGTGA
- a CDS encoding methyltransferase family protein: MNVDPVASNPDTESPANASTRIGDTGSEEGNDAKNAPVSQPKRLTQRQIVTEILLRAGTAALLLPFFISVMHRYLLDPTRIALLFFAIAEAVTLVFVLCSRVPTERDWHPVSVVTSFCATYYFLAFNLAPGVHLVSEKFAAGLQIVGFLLTIVAKLSLRRSFGLLPAHRGLVTDGAYRYVRHPIYTGYFIRDLGFLLPTFGLQNLLIILLHWVLQVIRIVREERLLSKDDAYRSYKKRVRYRVVWGLF; the protein is encoded by the coding sequence ATGAATGTCGATCCTGTTGCATCGAATCCCGATACGGAATCGCCCGCAAACGCGAGCACTCGTATCGGCGATACCGGCAGCGAAGAGGGCAACGACGCAAAGAATGCTCCGGTTAGTCAACCTAAGCGCCTGACCCAGAGGCAGATCGTTACGGAGATCCTGCTGCGCGCTGGTACAGCGGCGCTGCTGTTGCCGTTCTTCATCTCCGTCATGCATCGCTACCTGCTCGATCCAACGCGCATCGCGTTGCTGTTCTTTGCGATTGCCGAGGCCGTGACGCTGGTGTTCGTACTGTGCTCGCGCGTGCCGACAGAACGCGACTGGCATCCGGTGAGTGTGGTGACGTCGTTTTGTGCGACCTACTATTTTCTGGCGTTCAATCTCGCCCCGGGCGTACATCTGGTTTCCGAAAAATTCGCAGCGGGATTGCAGATTGTCGGCTTTCTCCTGACGATCGTCGCCAAGCTGTCGCTGCGTCGCTCGTTCGGTCTGCTGCCGGCGCATCGCGGGCTCGTGACCGACGGTGCGTATCGCTACGTACGCCATCCGATATACACCGGATATTTCATCCGCGATCTCGGCTTTCTGTTGCCCACCTTCGGGCTGCAGAATCTGCTGATCATCCTGCTACATTGGGTGTTGCAGGTTATCCGGATCGTGCGCGAGGAACGGCTGCTGTCGAAAGACGACGCGTATCGCAGCTACAAGAAACGAGTCCGTTATCGGGTCGTGTGGGGCCTGTTCTGA
- a CDS encoding MFS transporter, producing the protein MAIHDVRDALDPPNVQRAAHVVGSQTSPCDALVIRTQPPAAGRPSRHKRLALAATILGSSMAFIDGSVVNVALSSIQNELAASVAAMQWVVNAYLLLLGSLVLVGGAAGDRLGRRTVFVAGIGLFTLASIACGFAPGVGTLIAARAVQGIGAALLVPSSLAIIGAVFDEHERGRAIGTWAGVAAITGAFGPVMGGWLVDTWSWRAIFFLNVPLACVTIALAFASIPDSRSPDAQGRLDWLGALAAAAGLGALTYGLTAAPVHGFAAPVVLGPVAAGIVLLVVFLIIERTSAQPMMPLDVFRSRDFVGTNLVTLLLYFGVGGAMFFLPYALIRAHGYTATEAGAALLPAPLVIGLLSRFTGGLMARCGARALLTVGPVVAGIGFAMLALPDGRYWNVYFPALVVLGLGMTITVAPLTTTVMAAVSDERTGVASGINNAVARVASLLAIAVLGIVFVWSHDAALSARLDRMDLSPTVRQSLRTLEPGANANAQVAADLARPVAAAQAEAIDRALAAVALVCAACALAAAVCAAVTIKRTRR; encoded by the coding sequence TTGGCCATTCACGACGTTCGCGACGCACTCGATCCGCCGAACGTACAGCGCGCCGCTCACGTCGTCGGCTCGCAGACGAGCCCCTGCGATGCGCTGGTCATCCGCACCCAGCCCCCTGCCGCGGGCCGGCCGTCGCGACACAAACGCCTCGCGCTCGCCGCGACGATCCTCGGATCGAGCATGGCGTTTATCGACGGTTCGGTGGTCAATGTCGCGCTGTCGTCGATCCAGAACGAACTCGCGGCGAGCGTCGCCGCCATGCAGTGGGTCGTCAACGCGTACCTGCTGCTGCTCGGTTCGCTGGTGCTGGTGGGTGGCGCCGCCGGTGACCGGCTCGGCCGGCGCACGGTGTTCGTCGCCGGCATCGGGTTGTTTACGCTTGCGTCGATTGCGTGCGGTTTCGCGCCGGGCGTCGGCACGCTGATCGCTGCGCGCGCCGTGCAGGGTATCGGCGCGGCGCTGCTCGTGCCCAGCAGCCTCGCGATCATCGGTGCCGTGTTCGACGAGCACGAGCGCGGCCGGGCCATCGGCACATGGGCGGGCGTCGCCGCGATCACCGGTGCGTTCGGCCCGGTCATGGGCGGCTGGCTGGTCGACACCTGGTCGTGGCGCGCGATCTTTTTCCTCAACGTCCCGCTGGCATGCGTAACGATCGCGCTGGCGTTTGCCTCGATACCCGACAGCCGCAGCCCCGATGCGCAAGGCAGACTCGACTGGCTAGGCGCACTGGCCGCTGCCGCCGGCCTCGGCGCACTCACCTACGGTCTGACGGCGGCCCCAGTGCATGGCTTTGCGGCGCCGGTCGTGCTCGGTCCGGTTGCAGCCGGCATCGTGCTGCTGGTGGTGTTCCTGATCATCGAACGCACAAGCGCGCAACCGATGATGCCGCTCGACGTATTCCGTTCGCGCGACTTCGTCGGTACGAACCTCGTCACGCTGCTGCTGTATTTCGGCGTGGGCGGCGCGATGTTTTTCCTGCCGTATGCGCTGATTCGCGCACACGGTTACACGGCCACCGAGGCAGGCGCCGCGCTGTTGCCGGCGCCGCTCGTCATCGGTCTGCTGTCGCGCTTCACCGGCGGCCTGATGGCACGGTGCGGCGCACGCGCGCTGCTTACCGTGGGACCGGTCGTTGCGGGCATCGGCTTCGCGATGCTTGCGTTGCCGGACGGCCGCTACTGGAACGTCTACTTCCCGGCACTCGTCGTGCTCGGGCTCGGCATGACGATCACCGTCGCGCCACTCACCACTACGGTGATGGCCGCCGTGTCAGATGAACGCACGGGCGTTGCATCGGGGATCAACAATGCGGTTGCGCGTGTCGCGAGCCTGCTGGCAATCGCCGTGCTCGGCATCGTCTTCGTGTGGTCGCACGATGCGGCGTTGTCGGCGCGGCTCGACCGGATGGATCTGTCGCCGACTGTGCGCCAGTCGCTGCGCACACTCGAACCCGGAGCGAACGCGAATGCCCAGGTCGCCGCAGACCTTGCGAGGCCGGTTGCCGCTGCCCAGGCCGAGGCGATCGATCGCGCGCTCGCCGCCGTGGCGCTGGTCTGCGCCGCCTGCGCGCTGGCCGCCGCCGTGTGCGCCGCGGTGACCATCAAACGTACGCGCCGCTGA
- a CDS encoding mechanosensitive ion channel family protein yields MRKLLISSFLLLFALVVLPGFVAPTEAATAPTAASTPLVALTPDQARQALEVLNSPTRRAQIEDTLRAIAAAGALSAPAPTTATATAASGAAAASPAGASAVSALQTNGLASQLARQGARWSLHVITVLRSSLAALLDVSSLRAWWSDELTNPQHRAILGRVLGSLLAALLPALVLEWLARRLLRRASSALAARQRDALDLPASASAPNAPAPSSNTPAAANPIAPSREARGEEHVALHWSLLRRLPHAVLRLIVKALPLVVFVAAASATMSLLTDDGTPQDEAIGALIDIYVICRVVVIAAGFFTQPDAPGLRLLRLGDTWAAWLQRWIVRSVTLIGAGSAIVETAAALGLNDTAHVALTKAVALIGHVLLSLMILQCRQPVAAWIRAHTSGNRPTSLVGNGLADAWAAIAIFLVMALWFVWALDVENGYHALLHVGGITIAILVGARVASIVLLGALARFFHVEGDAQLSLVHQHAYRYYPLLRRTLSVLIVICTVFLLLLAWGVDLRQLFSSGSIGHRLASALVTIAVAAAIALFVWEAVNVAVERRLDQWTARGDIARAARLRTLLPMLRATLFVVIALVVVLTGLSQLGVNTAPLLAGASIFGVALGFGSQKLVQDFITGIFLLMENAMQVGDSVTVASVSGTVEYLSIRTVRLRASDGSLFTVPFSSVTTVNNTNRGLGNAAVKVSIAYGQDIDLAVATLKEIGTSLRNDDAFKAGILSDFSYWGIDQVDGAAMVLSGQVQCRDTARWGVQREFNRRIAEQFLARGIQIANPQRSVWVRDRSDGSEARDATAPQTGAPRAGS; encoded by the coding sequence ATGCGTAAACTCCTGATCAGCTCGTTTCTTCTTCTGTTCGCACTTGTGGTACTGCCTGGGTTCGTTGCACCCACCGAGGCCGCCACCGCACCCACCGCGGCATCGACTCCGCTCGTCGCGCTGACGCCGGATCAGGCGCGTCAGGCGCTCGAAGTGCTGAACAGTCCGACGCGTCGTGCACAGATCGAAGACACATTGCGGGCGATCGCCGCTGCCGGTGCGCTCAGCGCGCCCGCTCCGACAACGGCAACAGCAACGGCGGCGAGTGGAGCGGCGGCAGCAAGCCCGGCAGGCGCATCGGCGGTGTCCGCGCTGCAGACCAACGGTCTCGCCTCGCAACTCGCCCGCCAGGGTGCGCGCTGGAGCCTGCACGTGATCACGGTGCTGCGCAGTTCGCTGGCGGCGCTGCTCGATGTGTCGTCGCTGCGTGCGTGGTGGAGCGACGAACTGACGAACCCGCAGCATCGCGCGATACTCGGTCGTGTGCTCGGCAGCTTACTCGCTGCGCTACTGCCGGCGCTGGTGCTCGAATGGCTGGCGCGCCGTCTGCTACGGCGTGCCAGCAGCGCACTCGCTGCGCGCCAGCGCGATGCATTGGATCTACCGGCTTCGGCCTCGGCTCCAAACGCACCTGCGCCCTCAAGCAATACGCCCGCCGCTGCCAATCCCATCGCTCCATCACGCGAAGCACGTGGCGAAGAACATGTCGCACTCCACTGGTCGTTGTTGCGCCGCCTGCCGCACGCGGTATTGCGGCTGATCGTCAAGGCGTTACCGCTCGTCGTCTTCGTCGCCGCCGCGAGCGCAACGATGTCGCTGCTGACCGACGACGGCACGCCTCAGGACGAAGCAATCGGCGCACTGATCGACATCTATGTGATCTGCCGCGTGGTCGTCATTGCGGCCGGTTTCTTCACGCAACCCGATGCGCCCGGCCTGCGCCTGCTGCGACTCGGCGATACCTGGGCTGCGTGGCTGCAACGCTGGATCGTACGCAGCGTCACGCTGATCGGCGCCGGCTCGGCCATCGTCGAAACGGCTGCAGCACTCGGCCTGAACGACACCGCGCACGTTGCGCTGACCAAAGCGGTCGCCCTGATCGGTCACGTACTGCTCTCGCTGATGATCCTGCAATGCCGCCAACCCGTCGCCGCATGGATTCGCGCCCACACGTCGGGCAACCGTCCGACGTCGCTGGTCGGCAACGGCCTCGCCGACGCATGGGCCGCGATCGCCATCTTCCTCGTGATGGCGCTCTGGTTCGTCTGGGCACTCGATGTGGAAAACGGCTATCACGCGCTGCTGCACGTGGGCGGCATCACGATCGCTATTCTGGTCGGCGCGCGGGTTGCTTCGATCGTGCTGCTCGGCGCGCTCGCGCGGTTCTTTCATGTGGAAGGCGACGCACAGCTGTCGCTGGTGCATCAGCATGCGTACCGCTACTACCCGTTACTGCGTCGAACCCTCTCGGTGCTGATCGTCATCTGCACGGTGTTTCTGCTGCTGCTTGCGTGGGGCGTCGACCTGCGGCAGCTCTTTAGCAGCGGTTCGATCGGCCATCGGCTCGCGTCCGCGCTCGTGACGATCGCCGTCGCGGCAGCCATTGCGCTGTTCGTCTGGGAAGCGGTCAACGTGGCGGTGGAGCGCCGCCTCGACCAGTGGACCGCGCGCGGCGACATCGCGCGGGCCGCACGCCTGCGCACACTGCTGCCGATGCTGCGCGCCACGCTCTTCGTCGTGATCGCCCTGGTGGTCGTGCTGACGGGGTTGAGTCAACTCGGCGTGAATACCGCGCCGCTGCTCGCCGGCGCGAGCATCTTCGGCGTTGCACTCGGCTTCGGCTCGCAGAAGCTCGTGCAGGATTTCATCACCGGTATCTTTCTGCTCATGGAAAACGCGATGCAGGTCGGCGACTCGGTCACCGTTGCGAGCGTGTCCGGCACCGTCGAGTATCTGTCGATCCGCACCGTGCGACTGCGCGCCAGCGACGGTTCGTTGTTTACCGTGCCGTTCAGTTCGGTCACGACGGTGAACAACACGAATCGCGGGCTCGGCAATGCGGCTGTCAAGGTGAGCATCGCGTACGGGCAGGACATCGATCTCGCCGTCGCGACGCTCAAGGAAATCGGCACGTCGCTGCGTAACGACGATGCGTTCAAGGCCGGCATCCTGTCCGACTTCAGCTATTGGGGCATCGATCAGGTGGACGGCGCGGCAATGGTCCTGTCGGGCCAGGTGCAATGCCGCGATACCGCGCGCTGGGGGGTGCAGCGCGAATTCAACCGGAGGATCGCCGAGCAGTTTCTCGCGCGCGGTATTCAGATCGCGAATCCGCAGCGTAGTGTGTGGGTGCGCGACAGGAGCGACGGGAGCGAGGCGCGCGATGCGACGGCGCCGCAGACCGGTGCACCCCGCGCAGGTTCGTAG